CAGTAGTTCAACTCTCAGTGCCTATATAACAGAAGAAATGCTGCTTGCTACCGGCAATTCAAATGGGCTGTCAGGGAGATTCAAACCTTCATTGCTGTAATGATGGGGgaacaaaataagaagaagtTAATCAGATATCCAAATATGCAAGCAGATAGCAGTAAGCGTGTGAATAGTAAAAAGAATAAGAACTCAAATATGAGTAGAACAATCGTGAATCTCAATGACATGGAGACAATGAAATGTAAGCACTGAGCACAGGAAGCTAAATAATAGGTTCAAATATGAATTCGCTTAGCATGAGAAATATCTTAAAAGCCCAATATATACTGAGTGACTAAAAGGTAAAAGGTAACCAATTAAGAATACCAGCAAGAAGAAAATAAGTCAACAAGCACATGCATACCCAACTGCGAATACATGAAAGCGTAATACTGAATGACAAGACAGGCTGGCAACAGATATCTTCCATACCTCCCTTGATCAGTAAAGTTAGTGCCACGACGTTTTAGGTTATCATCACTTGTTGATCCGTAACTCAAAACATCCAGAAAATGATTATAGTTCTCTGGCAATGAAAGCTTAAAACAATCTGCAACAAACATTCACACACCTtgtaaataataaagaaacaaaCGAAAAATTGTGAGCACACTGGAGCCCAAACCAGGGTACAGATGAGTGATAAAAGATACAAACTCATGATCACATATGATACACATGACAAACCTTCTGAAAGTTTTAGTTCATCCATGGAATGGCCAAAAAAAGATCGACTGGCAAGAGGTTTTCTTGCTAATTTTAACTGTGACATGCGTCTCTCCAATTCAATGACCTGTTGCTCCTGCTCCTGCCCTTGAATTTTTCTGACTCTGGGTGAATGCCATCCTGTTGCAATCCAAATCAAATTATTCATATAGAAGAGAACGTGCTGCAACTAAAGGTATTATTGGGTGATGTAAGAGGTGAATGCAGAAACATCATGAATAGGGACAATCTACAGAATACATCTATACTCATTAAGCAGAAAGAGTTTATATACAAAATTAGGCAACCAAATTCTTGTAGTCCATGATACAGACAAAATCTGCATTTAAACAATTGTCTCTACATATTAAGGAAGAGAACTAGGTTTTTCCTCAAGTTACCATCAAACGCATACACATCATCAAAATTCAAGTCTTCAAGTTGGAGTGCAGTAAATACAAAATTCCTTACTAGCTTGAAGCTCAGAATCCATATTTATGTGGTCCAGATGGTAGCACATTGGAGACTCAAGCTTCTCTGGAAACTTCCTGCATTAGACCAATGACCTCACCATGTCAGGCAGAGAATAGAAGGTTCTTCTTGCAGGTGCTactattataaataaaaaattttaggcAGAGATAAAAGTATGCATGGAGATACGCTGTATGTAAATATCTGTATTAGTTAGACTTTTAGGATTTATGGCATAAAGCAGAACTGAAAAACTCATTTTGGGTGATCTTCAAACATCATTTACACACACCATCACCCAAGGGTACAATGATAAGCAAAGCATCTTCCTGTTATTAATATATATCCACTACATAATGTATGCCCACTACATAATATAACCAACCAAATTCACAAGGAATGAAATAACTCAAACTAAAACTTTAGCAAAAGAAACCAAATGATGAATAAATCCTATGGAATTCTTAATGAACATCATCAGCATACCTGTCAACAAGCTTTGACTTTTCCCTGTAGGGTTTCACAAGAACACGAGCACCACAAACATAATGTGGATTCCCTTTTGACAAAATCATCTTGACAGTGTCAGCACTACCAAAAGTTACAAAACCAAACATCCGTTTCTGCTGACAAGGAATTCTAACATCTTGAACTGGGCCAAAAGTACTACAGAGAAGTTGCAAAAAGAACTAGATAAATTCCAGGAAGCAAAATTCATATTTCAAAGTTGCCGAAATATGGAAGATTGAGACAGCTTACCTGAAGTAATTGTAGACATCTTCCTCTGAAAAAGTGCTCTCAGCTGGAAATGTTAGATATATTTGTCGTGAACCACTAACAATTGGACCAGGATCATTTTTTTCACCCCGCGATTCCATGTACTTTGGTGCATCTTCAGCCAGTATCACTGCATGCTGTCCATGAGGCCTGTACACAACCAGTGAAGGGTCAAACACAGAATGGTACCAGAATTAACAATAAAACCTGAATTAATAATGCTACCAGGAAAAAAAACCTACAACAATGCTACCATGATTAAGGATCATACCTGTCAATCAGGCGAATACTGCCCTTCAATCGAGCAAGCAGTTTTGTCAAACTATAACCAGCTTTACCATGTCTCTGGCTCTCAGTCAGATATCCTTCAGCCTGAAGAGTTCTCCCATATTTTTCATAGTAGATCATCGGCAGTGATGCAATTGAAACTGGGTTCCCTCTTCTACATTTCAAGAGCTCTGTGATTTCGAATTCCAATTTTTCAAGGGAACCAGGCGACAACAGTTGATCTTCATAAGCATTCTCATTTGAACTAGGGCCAAAAACTTGAGGATAGCTATCTGGAAACGGTTGTCCATGAAAGTACCTACAATTACTGCCATGCTTACAAAACCCCCTGTTGAAATAGTGACAAGTCTTGATTGGAAACTCAAGTTGGCTAAGAGGAACCCTGCTGCCTCCACCATTTGCATTGCAAAATGCAGCTTCAGGGTAATAAAAATCACCAGGAAAATCCAAATTTCTTAGGCTCACTGGTTCTAGCTGTTCTTCCATGCCCAGAAACTGATTTTCGAACCTATGATCATCAGGGACTGAATCAGGATAAGTTACTGGTATAAAATCCCCATTACTCAAAGGCTGTTGGTCAGTGGCTAATTGGCGTTCCCAGTATGAAGCTGAAACCCGGAAAGCAGCAGGAGATGAAAAGCGCCGAGGGGAAGCAGGTGAAAAAGTGGTATATTGAAGAGAATGATCTGAAATAGGAGTAGGATTCATATTAGGTGAAATTGGAGGAGACGGAACTGGTGTCGAGCCTAACATTAGCGCAGCCTTCGCTTTCTGTACCAAACTACGGATTAATTGGTCAGGTCCCAGAGCTAATCTTATCATCTCTTGATCAGGGAAGTCATGTAAGTAAATATATCCAACTATCTTCCTAGCAACATCATGTTCAGGTTCTAATTTCATTATTCTGTCATGTACAACTTTAGCAGCCTCAATGGAATCCATTTTATTGTGCTGGTAACTGCACATATATCAACCCAAAACAGAAAATAGAATTAGCAAAACaaagatatttttttttttttttaaaaaaaggctATAATTATTTCCAGATAATAATGATGGGATCTTGggaaaaaaaacccaaaaagcAAGCCTAAGATAACAATATAAATGAAAGACTGAGAGCGTAAGGCCAAGGCTGCTACAATCTTGTCAGAGACACAATCTAAAAGACAGTAAAGACTACAACTTGGCCTAGGGCAAACCTCAAAAAGGGCTAAGATCTCAGTTTTACTAAATCATTCCACCTCATTGCTTAATTGAATCCAATCCATTTcaggaaaaattgaaaaaacaaagCCTCAGACAACTCCAGAAAGGCTGTAGGACGGTGAGAAAGCCAAAGTAAGACTTTTTACTAAACAGGGAAACAGTAAAGTTTGCaatcttttgcagaaaaataaacaaaagccgaaaatattgaaaaaggaaaaaaataagggtACCAAGCAGTGAATGCATGAAAACTGCATAATTTTCACTAGAGCGGTTACAGAAAAAGATTACACTGAAGATCCAAAGAGTACCATAAGAAAAACATGAACAAGAAATTCAACCAAGTTAAGATGCGAAGGTATTGGAATTTCAAATTCTTGAAAGCAAACCAAACTTCCCCCTTACACAAACCAAAAGTTTGAGTTTTGATTCAACTCAAAGTCCCTATTCCCCCGGTTCATTACCATATAGAATACAACAACTTCCAGTACAGGGTTTCAAAATTCAAACATCATTAGATAATGATAATCCACAATCATGCTCCCACATCATGAAGATTTCAACCCCCCTTCCCACTCTCCCCCCTTAAAAataagaaagggaaaaaaaaaaaaagagtactcTTGCACGCATTAAAGAAGCAAAAGCAGaccaataaaaaagaaaagacctCAATCTTGAGGCTTAAAAACCTGTTCTCAGGATTTCAATAGACAAGAAGTACAACCAGAGTGAAAATACATCTTGAGACTCAACAAAAAGTCCATTTGGAAGAGCATATAAAACAGCAAAAAGACCAGATTTTTACATACCCCACAAAACCTTTTGAGTATGAGTAAGAAAATTTAAGTGTCAAAGGAGACCCCAAAACTGCTTGAACCCATGAAGAAAAAACTGAAAACAAAACTCAGAATTTGCCTCTTCACTTCACTCCATCTCTGGTTTTGCTTCACTTCTCTCGGAGAAAGGGAAGAGAGTAAAGACACCGTACCAGAAAGCAAAATGACAGAATTGAAAGCTTTTAAAAAAAGGCACAACTGTGTTTCCTccgaaaaaaaatattattcaaataaaatgaaaagaagaagaaaagaatgaaaGCAGGCAAAATTCTACTTTAATTTGAATTTCCTAttccaagaagaagaaaaaaaaaagttggtaATGTCACTTATTAAggaatttgtttaaattttccAGCTAGCATTATGATActaattaattcataataaacaaaatatatTCCTAGAGTTACGAAATTGTTGAAGACAGCTTGAAGTTTACGATGTTACGATAGTACCCCTGCTAGAAATCCGAGCGGATGATATGataaacaaatttttttatattaaaaaaaaaaaaagccattcagttttttttattatttcaatttgTGGGTTTTGGATAATGGTCTCGTACTAGTAGTggcaaaattgaaaattgaggGTAAGGTAAACTGGATTAGTTTTTAGAGATTGGCAAAGCTTAGACTACAGATGTCGGGCGGAGGATGAATTGAGTGGCAACAACGTGGGGTGGGGGTTTTCTCTTGATCACAGAGCGCCTCCTCCTCTGATTGGACCGTTGGATTTGCATGGGAAGGATTTGATTAAGATGATTAGAGCTGCCCTTTGATGTAGGATAAAATTGCTTATACATCCTAATCTTTTATTATTGTCTACTTTtattgaataataataataataaggtGCAATGTTACTGTATATTTTGTCATGTTGTTCATCACTATGATTAAGGGATCACTAGACATGATTAGATGCAACTTGTTCAACACAGGACCCCCACTCCTCCTTTTTTGTTAATCGACCCCACTCATATCATTTATGTCTCGTTGTACACCACAAACAATTTCAGATACAAATATATGGCCAAAAATTGTGCAGTTAATTACACTTCCCCCTCCTCCTAAGTATGGAGTCGCCTGCACTTTGCAACCCCTGAGACACAAATTCTAATAGACTCGTCGCTCTGGCGTCTTATGGTTAATGGTTCCTTTCGATAATTCCACTCGCCAAATTTAGTCATAAATAGCGTTTCAATTGAATTTTCACTTATTATAGCATCCTCTTTAGATGTCGAAATGGCCAAATTCAGTTTCTTTGTTTTCGTTCTAAAAACCTGATTCGAAAAAAAATGTTACGATACCGGTGAtgcaattttcaaaacaaataaatttttgagcCAGGACATGTAAATGAAAAATGCTTAGAGGAGAGTGTAATATAGTGCTAATATATGTATATCCATTTTGAACAGTtatgcatcttttttttttttttaagaaaaatttctTAACAGTAGTTCAAGTTTCAAACATCAAAGTTGGTGATAGAAAAACTTTTTGGATTATCCTACAAAGGATAAATTTGTTTTGAATGATCAACTGTTGAAGTGGTTAATATTTGTCTCGGTTTAAAAGCATTGCACTCAGGGGCAAAGTGCAAATGACCTTCACCTTGGTGGGGTCAAATTGTGATTTCTGGAATCTTGTGTGCTCTCAATACACTTTCtccttaatatatatatataacaaatgACTCACTCAAGTTTACACTCAGAATGGATTATTTATTGTAACGTTTTATATGACAGAGTCCTAATCACAAAGTTAACACTGTAGACGTAATTAAGTCATTATTGGCACGTGATGTTTGctcttatttattatttttttcccagaaagaaaaaaaaaaactctcatgATTTTTTGTCTCCTGTTTAAGGGATAAAGCTGAACAGTTCTTGCTGGCCCATCCGCCGCAGGAAGAATTTCAAGCCAGAGAAGCTATAAAATGgacaaaattacaaatttttgttttggcaaTGCGGCAGTTAACAATAAAAAAGTATTTTATTCAGAAAAAATCTAAAAAggcataaaaataattattggAAGGGGAAGGGGGTGTtttgggaagaagaactaaGTAAGGGACCGTTTCAAGCGGCTGGACGCCCGGATGACAGAGAAAGTTTTTCCTacgttgctttttttttttttttttggctgtcTTCAGTTTCTCATGAAGGCGATAGAGTGGGGCCCATGGAGGTGGATGGTTAAAGATTAAAATATATAGTACCACAAGTAAGTACTGTATAAGATTTAGATTTGTTGTGAAGAGTCAAAGGGAGCAGTGAAAGGGAGCAGTTATTAGATGCGAGGAGAGACTTAGGAGGGACAGTTTAGATCTGCTGTGGAAGCGGGCTTCAGTTACCGTCCCCGCCCGCGTGGACTCTCCAAATTTTGGatgttttgacttttttgatttcttcttcttctgcgtCATCTTCCAATCTGTTCTTTGCTTTGCTTTGCTTGTAAGTTGTAAGCACTAAGTTTATTTGTACAccccccaaaaaacaaaaaacaaaaaaaaaaattccaactaAGGCATATGCAATGTGTGTCCAACTAAAAATGCTTTTCGGTGAGtcaattttatataaaatttttgtTACTAAAGCAAATGGTGgtattttaacctttttttttccatcaaatGATAGTTATTTTAGTAGTTTCAATACTTAGTATCAGTCGATCATTTTGTCAAGATGTGTTTAGATGagttttggttaaaaataatcaaatttagttattttagcATTTTGTGTAAATAGTGAGTAATTTTCAGGAAAGTAAAGTTGAAAGTATATaaagtgacaaaaaaaatatttatcccAAAACTCCATCTCttcctttatatatatatatatatagagtatAGATTAATATATTGGTTTAACATGGGGCATTTAACCATCTTGCTCTTTTCCATAAAGGTTTGCAAAAAGACTTGCTTTATTTTTTGGATAAATCTTCTTGAGTTTGAGACTAAATTATTTGACTAAGAAGATTCTGCTCAACAAACCcccatcccccccccccccccccaacaaaaaaaaaagaaaaaaaaaagaatctaaaCTCTTGCATTACAGAATTGTGGAAAGAATACATCCATGCGTACGGCCGTATTCTGCATGCGAAGAGATGTCAGTTTAGCATAGGATGAAAATCACAATCAGCTTTTGCAAATTACATAAATATtagaaaaaactaaacaaaagaagaaaaatgttttaGCGACGTGTCCGGAGTTGACTACTTAGCCAATCATTTCCATTTAGCATATTACGTGTAATTTAAACCATATCCACAACACCCAACTTCAAGCTTACAccaccattttttttaaaaaaaaaatcctgaaTAACTTGAAGCTGTCAAGGGTTCTCAATTCTGAAAGACGTACGTACTAACAAACATGTTGACCTTATTCAGATGCCTGCCCGCTCTGCTACTGCTACATATTTAGCTGCGTATTCATTTGTTTTCTAGTCAGCGaattggaaattattattttattccgacggaggaggaggaggagtgaAACTAGTTTAGACCAGTCTAGTCTAGATAATGTTCTAATAAGTAGTTTTATGGAGGAATCATTCTAAGCTAAGCATTCTCGCGCTACGTAACACCTATTT
Above is a genomic segment from Coffea eugenioides isolate CCC68of chromosome 5, Ceug_1.0, whole genome shotgun sequence containing:
- the LOC113772579 gene encoding zinc finger CCCH domain-containing protein 18-like produces the protein MDSIEAAKVVHDRIMKLEPEHDVARKIVGYIYLHDFPDQEMIRLALGPDQLIRSLVQKAKAALMLGSTPVPSPPISPNMNPTPISDHSLQYTTFSPASPRRFSSPAAFRVSASYWERQLATDQQPLSNGDFIPVTYPDSVPDDHRFENQFLGMEEQLEPVSLRNLDFPGDFYYPEAAFCNANGGGSRVPLSQLEFPIKTCHYFNRGFCKHGSNCRYFHGQPFPDSYPQVFGPSSNENAYEDQLLSPGSLEKLEFEITELLKCRRGNPVSIASLPMIYYEKYGRTLQAEGYLTESQRHGKAGYSLTKLLARLKGSIRLIDRPHGQHAVILAEDAPKYMESRGEKNDPGPIVSGSRQIYLTFPAESTFSEEDVYNYFSTFGPVQDVRIPCQQKRMFGFVTFGSADTVKMILSKGNPHYVCGARVLVKPYREKSKLVDRKFPEKLESPMCYHLDHINMDSELQARWHSPRVRKIQGQEQEQQVIELERRMSQLKLARKPLASRSFFGHSMDELKLSEDCFKLSLPENYNHFLDVLSYGSTSDDNLKRRGTNFTDQGSNEGLNLPDSPFELPVASSISSVI